From a single Solanum dulcamara chromosome 4, daSolDulc1.2, whole genome shotgun sequence genomic region:
- the LOC129885489 gene encoding uncharacterized protein LOC129885489 isoform X1, with protein sequence MEFYAEEGNNLSSDNSTLILPALSIGNVGQLAVDLLVASLKAERIGYFDDSNVLPCVGNDAYWPSPPGELALPLEVYESSPDALTLVQQRSPVVKGMMVEFARNLANFAAANGKKHVILLSSLEFGRWQSIDMSSGSQIHYLSSSNSDGTDDQCEKQGWKRLPEYNPTQRMWKHLDDLAKNTASEVEELPFEELGDEDYYASLPYAALFSCFKAKGLKVTCLLCYCSEGDNIPDAFHLADAVSKALGLRPNSSQVNELFYWSSGNEGGSWTVPLSWKSVYGPPPDMSLF encoded by the exons ATGGAGTTTTATGCTGAGGAAGGAAATAATTTGAGCTCGGATAATTCCACGTTGATTCTG CCGGCACTGTCCATAGGGAATGTAGGACAATTAGCGGTGGATCTTCTAGTAGCTTCTTTGAAAGCGGAGAGAATTGGATACTTTGACGATTCAAATGTCCTACCATGCGTTGGGAATGATGCTTATTGGCCTTCTCCACCTGGTGAACTCGCTCTTCCTCTCGAAG TATATGAATCATCTCCTGATGCATTGACTCTCGTACAACAGAGGTCTCCGGTTGTTAAG GGCATGATGGTTGAATTTGCTAGGAACTTGGCAAATTTTGCTGCTGCCAACGGGAAGAAGCATGTTATTTTGCTCTCTAGCTTGGAGTTTGGGCGTTGGCAGAGCATTGATATGTCAAG TGGATCGCAGATTCATTATCTTTCTAGTTCCAACTCAGATGGAACAGACGATCAGTGTGAAAAACAGGGCTGGAAGAGATTACCCGAGTATAATCCTACACAGAGAATGTGGAAGCATTTAGACGATTTAGCCAAAAATACTGCCTCGGAGGTTGAGGAATTGCCTTTTGAAGAGCTGGGAGATGAGGATTACTATGCTAGTTTGCCTTATGCTGCGTTGTTCTCTTGTTTTAAG GCCAAAGGTCTGAAAGTTACTTGTCTGCTGTGTTATTGCTCGGAGGGAGACAACATTCCTGATGCTTTCCATTTGGCTGATGCAGTATCAAAAGCTCTGGGGCTAAGACCTAACAGCTCTCAAG TAAATGAGCTCTTTTACTGGAGTTCAGGTAATGAAGGTGGAAGCTGGACTGTGCCGTTGTCGTGGAAGAGTGTGTATGGTCCTCCACCAGATATGTCTCTTTTCTAG
- the LOC129885489 gene encoding uncharacterized protein LOC129885489 isoform X2: protein MEFYAEEGNNLSSDNSTLILPALSIGNVGQLAVDLLVASLKAERIGYFDDSNVLPCVGNDAYWPSPPGELALPLEVYESSPDALTLVQQRSPVVKGMMVEFARNLANFAAANGKKHVILLSSLEFGRWQSIDMSSGSQIHYLSSSNSDGTDDQCEKQGWKRLPEYNPTQRMWKHLDDLAKNTASEVEELPFEELGDEDYYASLPYAALFSCFKAKGLKVTCLLCYCSEGDNIPDAFHLADAVSKALGLRPNSSQGNEGGSWTVPLSWKSVYGPPPDMSLF, encoded by the exons ATGGAGTTTTATGCTGAGGAAGGAAATAATTTGAGCTCGGATAATTCCACGTTGATTCTG CCGGCACTGTCCATAGGGAATGTAGGACAATTAGCGGTGGATCTTCTAGTAGCTTCTTTGAAAGCGGAGAGAATTGGATACTTTGACGATTCAAATGTCCTACCATGCGTTGGGAATGATGCTTATTGGCCTTCTCCACCTGGTGAACTCGCTCTTCCTCTCGAAG TATATGAATCATCTCCTGATGCATTGACTCTCGTACAACAGAGGTCTCCGGTTGTTAAG GGCATGATGGTTGAATTTGCTAGGAACTTGGCAAATTTTGCTGCTGCCAACGGGAAGAAGCATGTTATTTTGCTCTCTAGCTTGGAGTTTGGGCGTTGGCAGAGCATTGATATGTCAAG TGGATCGCAGATTCATTATCTTTCTAGTTCCAACTCAGATGGAACAGACGATCAGTGTGAAAAACAGGGCTGGAAGAGATTACCCGAGTATAATCCTACACAGAGAATGTGGAAGCATTTAGACGATTTAGCCAAAAATACTGCCTCGGAGGTTGAGGAATTGCCTTTTGAAGAGCTGGGAGATGAGGATTACTATGCTAGTTTGCCTTATGCTGCGTTGTTCTCTTGTTTTAAG GCCAAAGGTCTGAAAGTTACTTGTCTGCTGTGTTATTGCTCGGAGGGAGACAACATTCCTGATGCTTTCCATTTGGCTGATGCAGTATCAAAAGCTCTGGGGCTAAGACCTAACAGCTCTCAAG GTAATGAAGGTGGAAGCTGGACTGTGCCGTTGTCGTGGAAGAGTGTGTATGGTCCTCCACCAGATATGTCTCTTTTCTAG
- the LOC129885491 gene encoding protein JINGUBANG: MTRINNSMGAILLQKESFRRAKFGTLLYSDPISDHENSSNNSARSSNASSAPSPPRTSSFYGTNTSTNNSPNYFMSPWNQSASPYVKSPWIHQPLLDSSEESESSDCKNGLIGSLVREEGHIYSLASSGDLLYTGSDSKNIRVWKNLKEYSGFKCHSGLVKAIVVYGDKIFTGHQDGKIRVWKFLGKKRKAYKRVGSLPTVRDYLKSSINPKAYVEVRRNRNVPWIKHFDAVSCMSLDKERGLLYSGSWDKTLKVWRLSDSKCLESINAHQDAINSVVVGFDGLIFTGSADGTVKAWRRELVGNSAKHVLVETLLKQDNAVTSLAVNTAAATLYAGSSDGLVNFWERQKHFLEYGGALRGHKLAVLCVAVAGNLVLSGSADKSICVWRREEGGIHSCLTVFTEHIGPVKCLTVEEDSNGSDNDSEDEAPVEKKSDTYWRVYSGSLDNSVKVWRLSENSFSGCEEI, from the exons atgacaagaATAAACAATAGTATGGGAGCCATCTTGCTACAGAAAGAAAGCTTTCGAAGAGCAAAATTTGGTACCCTTTTGTACTCCGATCCAATCAGTGACCATGAAAATAGCAGTAACAATTCAGCCCGGAGCAGCAATGCTTCTTCTGCACCCAGTCCACCTAGAACGTCGTCGTTTTACGGCACAAATACTTCTACTAACAATTCCCCAAATTACTTCATGTCTCCATGGAACCAATCTGCTTCGCCTTATGTAAAATCCCCATGGATTCATCAGCCATTACTCGATTCCTCCGAAGAATCAGAATCCAGCGATTGCAAAAATGGCCTAATCGGATCTCTAGTTCGAGAAGAAGGGCATATATATTCATTAGCTTCATCTGGAGATTTGCTGTATACCGGATCAGATAGCAAAAATATTCgagtttggaagaacttgaagGAATATTCCGGGTTTAAATGTCACAGTGGATTAGTAAAAGCTATTGTTGTTTATGGAGATAAAATATTCACCGGTCATCAAGATGGTAAAATTCGGGTATGGAAATTTTTAGGCAAAAAAAGAAAAGCGTATAAACGTGTTGGTAGTTTACCTACCGTTAGAGATTATTTAAAGAGTTCAATTAATCCTAAAGCGTATGTTGAAGTTAGACGAAATCGGAATGTTCCTTGGATTAAGCATTTTGATGCTGTTTCTTGTATGAGCTTGGATAAAGAGAGAGGATTGCTTTATTCTGGATCTTGGGATAAAACACTGAAAGTTTGGAGATTGTCTGATTCGAAATGCCTCGAATCTATCAATGCTCATCAAGATGCAATTAATTCAGTAGTTGTTGGATTCGACGGGTTGATTTTCACTGGCTCAGCAGATGGAACGGTTAAAGCCTGGAGAAGAGAATTAGTTGGGAATAGCGCAAAGCATGTTCTTGTGGAAACACTGTTGAAACAGGACAATGCTGTAACATCACTGGCTGTAAACACTGCAGCAGCAACG CTATATGCCGGATCCTCTGATGGACTAGTGAATTTCTGGGAGCGACAGAAGCATTTCTTAGAGTACGGAGGTGCGCTGAGAGGTCATAAATTAGCAGTACTGTGCGTGGCCGTTGCGGGTAACCTGGTATTGAGTGGATCGGCTGACAAATCCATATGCGTGTGGAGAAGGGAAGAAGGTGGTATCCATAGTTGTTTAACGGTGTTCACCGAACACATCGGTCCCGTTAAATGCTTGACCGTCGAAGAAGATTCAAATGGCAGCGACAACGACAGCGAAGATGAAGCTCCTGTGGAGAAGAAAAGTGACACATATTGGAGAGTGTACAGTGGGAGTTTGGACAATTCCGTGAAGGTCTGGAGATTATCGGAGAATAGCTTTAGTGGCTGCGAGgaaatatag
- the LOC129885489 gene encoding uncharacterized protein LOC129885489 isoform X3, whose translation MEFYAEEGNNLSSDNSTLILPALSIGNVGQLAVDLLVASLKAERIGYFDDSNVLPCVGNDAYWPSPPGELALPLEVYESSPDALTLVQQRSPVVKGMMVEFARNLANFAAANGKKHVILLSSLEFGRWQSIDMSSGSQIHYLSSSNSDGTDDQCEKQGWKRLPEYNPTQRMWKHLDDLAKNTASEVEELPFEELGDEDYYASLPYAALFSCFKAKGLKVTCLLCYCSEGDNIPDAFHLADAVSKALGLRPNSSQGLEGIFMHFELN comes from the exons ATGGAGTTTTATGCTGAGGAAGGAAATAATTTGAGCTCGGATAATTCCACGTTGATTCTG CCGGCACTGTCCATAGGGAATGTAGGACAATTAGCGGTGGATCTTCTAGTAGCTTCTTTGAAAGCGGAGAGAATTGGATACTTTGACGATTCAAATGTCCTACCATGCGTTGGGAATGATGCTTATTGGCCTTCTCCACCTGGTGAACTCGCTCTTCCTCTCGAAG TATATGAATCATCTCCTGATGCATTGACTCTCGTACAACAGAGGTCTCCGGTTGTTAAG GGCATGATGGTTGAATTTGCTAGGAACTTGGCAAATTTTGCTGCTGCCAACGGGAAGAAGCATGTTATTTTGCTCTCTAGCTTGGAGTTTGGGCGTTGGCAGAGCATTGATATGTCAAG TGGATCGCAGATTCATTATCTTTCTAGTTCCAACTCAGATGGAACAGACGATCAGTGTGAAAAACAGGGCTGGAAGAGATTACCCGAGTATAATCCTACACAGAGAATGTGGAAGCATTTAGACGATTTAGCCAAAAATACTGCCTCGGAGGTTGAGGAATTGCCTTTTGAAGAGCTGGGAGATGAGGATTACTATGCTAGTTTGCCTTATGCTGCGTTGTTCTCTTGTTTTAAG GCCAAAGGTCTGAAAGTTACTTGTCTGCTGTGTTATTGCTCGGAGGGAGACAACATTCCTGATGCTTTCCATTTGGCTGATGCAGTATCAAAAGCTCTGGGGCTAAGACCTAACAGCTCTCAAG GGCTGGAGGGAATATTCATGCATTTTGAGCTAAACTAA